In Zobellia roscoffensis, the following are encoded in one genomic region:
- a CDS encoding arabinose isomerase: protein MTPELKIGLFAIGLDTYWDQFNGLKERLEKYNSIVENQLKKSGHDIINFGLIDNSSSAFEAGIKFKQESVDLIFLYISTYALSSTVLPVVQKAKVPVIILNLTPVDAIDYNAFNQLKTRKDMTGEWLAYCSSCPAPEIANVFKRVGIQFHEVVGILENDDKTWNEVQEWVDAAFVSHSISNNKLGCMGHYYSGMLDIYTDLTTQYSVFGGHIELIEVDELSALRHNVSSKSIEDKIQTFYEAFDIQRDCLESEIRRAARTSVALDTLVNKYNLGSMAYYYKGIEGSDNYDTLSSIILGTSLLTGNGIPVAGEYEIKNAQAMKIMDCFGAGGSFTEYYALDFKEDVVLMGHDGPGHIAIAQGKTRVKPLEVYHGKVGQGLSIEMTVKNGPITLLSVVEDGKGSLLFLIAEGESVAGPILEIGNTNSRYKFSIGARNFVQQWNSHGPAHHCAVGVGHIASKIKKLALLLNIECIKIC, encoded by the coding sequence ATGACTCCAGAATTAAAGATAGGCCTCTTCGCAATCGGGTTGGATACCTATTGGGATCAGTTTAATGGTCTTAAAGAACGCCTAGAAAAATATAATTCAATCGTAGAAAATCAACTAAAAAAATCAGGCCACGACATTATCAACTTTGGACTTATAGATAATAGCTCTAGCGCCTTTGAGGCCGGCATTAAATTTAAGCAAGAAAGTGTAGACCTTATTTTTCTATATATAAGCACTTACGCTTTATCCTCTACTGTTTTACCAGTGGTACAAAAGGCAAAAGTACCTGTAATCATATTAAACCTAACCCCGGTCGATGCCATTGATTATAACGCTTTCAACCAGTTGAAGACCAGAAAAGATATGACCGGTGAATGGTTAGCGTATTGCTCTTCGTGTCCCGCTCCGGAAATCGCAAATGTTTTTAAAAGAGTAGGTATTCAATTTCACGAAGTTGTCGGTATTTTAGAAAATGACGATAAAACCTGGAATGAAGTCCAAGAGTGGGTAGATGCCGCATTCGTATCACACTCCATATCCAACAACAAATTAGGATGCATGGGCCATTACTACAGTGGTATGTTAGACATCTATACCGATTTAACTACTCAATATTCCGTATTTGGGGGACATATAGAACTTATTGAAGTAGATGAACTATCAGCATTGCGCCATAATGTATCGAGCAAATCCATCGAAGATAAAATACAAACCTTTTACGAGGCTTTCGATATTCAACGCGATTGTTTAGAAAGTGAAATAAGAAGGGCCGCGAGAACATCAGTTGCATTAGATACATTGGTCAATAAATACAATTTGGGTTCTATGGCCTACTACTATAAAGGCATCGAAGGTTCCGATAATTACGATACGCTCAGCTCTATCATTCTAGGAACTTCCCTACTTACAGGAAATGGTATTCCTGTAGCCGGCGAATATGAAATTAAGAATGCACAAGCCATGAAAATTATGGATTGTTTTGGTGCAGGCGGTTCTTTTACTGAATATTACGCATTGGATTTTAAGGAAGATGTGGTTCTTATGGGACACGACGGTCCTGGACATATTGCCATTGCCCAAGGTAAGACCAGGGTAAAGCCTCTTGAGGTCTACCACGGAAAAGTAGGTCAAGGGCTCTCTATAGAAATGACAGTCAAAAATGGTCCGATAACACTCCTTTCCGTTGTTGAGGATGGCAAAGGAAGTCTTTTGTTCTTAATTGCCGAAGGAGAATCGGTGGCCGGGCCTATATTGGAGATAGGAAATACCAATAGCCGCTATAAATTTTCTATTGGTGCCCGAAATTTTGTGCAACAATGGAACAGCCATGGACCAGCGCACCATTGTGCCGTGGGTGTGGGACATATCGCATCGAAAATAAAAAAACTCGCCTTACTTTTAAATATTGAGTGTATTAAAATTTGCTGA
- a CDS encoding 6-bladed beta-propeller, whose translation MSKTAKATAGILVVPHFYINPSKPKLTETVIGHGDFRYKVHKEWGNLDPSKTPVNNCHEMVMDSKNRLIMVGDDTHNNVLVYDKSGKLLDSWGIRYKGGHGLSLWNDGEEDFLFICDTDGSMAKTNLDGRELMLLGHPSEYGAYKKEDPFKPTETAIGPNGDIYIADGYGSQYILQFTKDGEFIRKIGNGRGTDKDQFQTAHGICIDYRNKHSPTLLITSRASNSFKRFTLDGNYLEEINLPGAFVCRPVIHHQNLYAGVCWSSKIDFIEGNMDTHPTRTNPNSGFVTILDINNKVVSNPGGTAPNYNNGKLQRMMQQEPVFYHCHDVCIDNDDNLYVCQWNANNAYPIKLERV comes from the coding sequence TTGAGCAAGACAGCCAAAGCTACCGCAGGTATTCTTGTCGTTCCTCATTTCTACATCAACCCGTCTAAACCTAAACTAACCGAAACAGTTATAGGTCATGGTGATTTCCGATACAAAGTACATAAAGAGTGGGGCAATCTAGACCCAAGCAAAACCCCGGTAAATAATTGTCACGAAATGGTTATGGATTCTAAGAACCGTTTAATTATGGTTGGGGACGACACACACAATAATGTATTGGTTTATGATAAGTCCGGAAAATTACTAGACTCATGGGGTATACGCTACAAGGGAGGACACGGTCTTTCCTTATGGAACGACGGTGAAGAAGATTTTCTTTTTATTTGCGACACCGATGGATCTATGGCAAAAACTAACTTAGACGGTAGAGAGTTAATGTTGTTAGGCCATCCCTCCGAATATGGAGCCTATAAAAAAGAGGATCCTTTTAAACCAACCGAAACCGCAATTGGCCCTAATGGTGATATTTATATTGCAGATGGCTACGGATCCCAGTATATACTACAATTTACCAAAGACGGAGAATTCATTCGTAAAATAGGAAATGGTCGTGGCACCGACAAAGACCAATTCCAAACCGCTCATGGTATTTGTATCGATTACAGGAATAAACACTCCCCCACCCTACTTATTACTTCACGCGCGAGCAATTCTTTTAAACGATTTACTCTAGACGGTAATTATTTAGAGGAAATTAATCTTCCCGGTGCTTTCGTTTGTCGTCCTGTTATACACCATCAAAACCTATATGCGGGGGTATGCTGGTCTTCAAAAATTGATTTTATTGAGGGAAACATGGATACGCACCCTACACGGACCAATCCTAATTCTGGTTTTGTCACCATTTTAGATATAAACAATAAGGTTGTTTCAAATCCTGGTGGCACGGCTCCCAACTATAACAATGGAAAATTACAAAGAATGATGCAGCAAGAGCCTGTTTTTTATCACTGTCACGATGTCTGTATCGACAATGATGACAATCTATATGTGTGCCAATGGAATGCCAATAACGCCTATCCCATAAAATTGGAAAGGGTTTGA
- a CDS encoding DUF1501 domain-containing protein: MDKQNARRDFIKKMTAASLAASATSIPLASFLSSCTNQVPKITSTADTVILLWMAGGMAHTETFDPKTYVPYNKGVESKRILSTFPKIPTAVDGLDFSEGLESIAEVMDKGAIIRSYKSADLGHILHTRHQYHWHTCYEPPQSVQAPHIGAWIAKELGPVNPVIPPFISMGQRFTMGEAEELKAFHSAGFLGSEFGPFLIPDPSTGLDSVRPPQGMSLKRFEARYKLYKELANKSSIMEDGSDYQRESLMRSMESSYRLLNSPEAKVFDLSEEPKEVYDTYNTGRFGLGCLLAKRLAMNGGRFISVSTEYEPFLGWDTHENGHTRTEKMKKLVDRPIAQLIKDLDESGHLDRTLIILASEFSRDAIMEGRPGEQVQDQVKQPDIIEDEKFYGMHRHFTDGSSILMWGGGIEKGLVYGKTADERPCSSIENPVVIDQVHQSIYHSLGMHPETHYTIEGRPFYTTPDGHGKPILDLFGNPINKKS, encoded by the coding sequence ATGGATAAACAAAATGCACGTAGGGATTTTATTAAAAAAATGACAGCTGCAAGCTTGGCCGCATCGGCCACATCTATACCTTTAGCAAGCTTTTTAAGTTCTTGTACAAACCAGGTTCCTAAAATTACCTCTACTGCAGACACCGTTATTTTACTATGGATGGCAGGAGGTATGGCCCATACCGAAACTTTTGATCCCAAGACATACGTACCATATAACAAGGGTGTTGAAAGTAAAAGGATACTCAGTACTTTTCCTAAAATACCAACAGCAGTTGACGGGCTGGATTTTTCAGAAGGACTTGAATCTATTGCAGAAGTAATGGATAAAGGCGCAATTATTCGATCCTATAAATCAGCTGATCTTGGTCATATTTTACATACACGACATCAATACCATTGGCACACTTGTTATGAACCTCCACAATCTGTACAGGCCCCACATATAGGTGCGTGGATAGCAAAGGAATTAGGCCCCGTAAATCCCGTCATCCCTCCTTTCATTTCTATGGGACAACGCTTTACGATGGGAGAGGCCGAAGAGTTGAAAGCTTTTCATTCAGCTGGTTTTTTAGGAAGTGAATTTGGTCCATTTCTAATACCAGACCCTTCAACTGGGTTAGATAGCGTTAGACCTCCACAAGGTATGTCCTTAAAAAGATTTGAGGCTCGTTATAAACTTTATAAAGAGTTAGCCAACAAAAGCAGCATCATGGAAGATGGTAGCGATTATCAACGTGAATCACTAATGCGTTCTATGGAGTCTTCCTATCGTTTACTGAACTCTCCAGAAGCAAAAGTATTTGACCTTTCAGAAGAACCAAAAGAAGTTTACGATACCTACAACACGGGCAGATTTGGTTTGGGATGCCTCTTAGCGAAAAGGCTGGCTATGAATGGGGGTAGGTTTATTAGTGTCTCTACTGAGTATGAACCTTTTCTAGGGTGGGATACGCACGAAAATGGCCATACACGTACAGAAAAAATGAAAAAATTAGTGGATAGGCCAATTGCGCAATTGATAAAAGACCTAGATGAAAGTGGCCACTTAGACCGAACCCTCATTATTTTGGCAAGTGAATTTAGTCGTGATGCAATTATGGAAGGTAGACCTGGAGAACAAGTACAGGATCAAGTAAAGCAACCTGATATAATCGAAGATGAAAAGTTTTATGGCATGCACAGGCATTTTACGGACGGGAGCTCTATACTTATGTGGGGCGGTGGAATTGAAAAAGGGCTAGTGTACGGAAAAACAGCAGATGAAAGACCATGTTCCTCTATAGAAAACCCTGTGGTAATAGATCAAGTACACCAATCTATATATCACTCTTTAGGCATGCACCCGGAAACACACTACACTATAGAAGGCAGACCATTTTATACCACACCTGACGGACATGGTAAACCAATTTTAGATTTGTTCGGCAATCCAATTAATAAAAAATCCTAA
- a CDS encoding DUF1549 domain-containing protein, with translation MEDFNWILQLLGRLHPLLVHFPIGLLVVAFLFEMSTVGGKRKGLRTGTYWMIYVGALFSIFSAFFGWILRTQEDYSGDLVDNHQYTGVATAILASITILILRATLKGRISDFRLYRTSLTLTIVVLTIAGHLGANLTHGEDYLTSILPGNNEGYDNTKGLALLADLKESDSLTIEQLDKLNLEVRSILAHNCYQCHNANKQKGNLVLDSKEGIFAGGDSGKVIEDGNPLKSELYRRISLSPNDDEVMPKKGKVLKDNEISLIKLWIKNGAHWSDQTLKVFPEAELSLKMPKLPESSEINPVDKLIDSYFNDHHIVWPQVVDDRTFVRRAHLDIIGLLPTPKTVAEFIQDTNSNKREALIDTLLNNSHNYTQHWLSFWNDLLRNDYSGTGFITGGRKQITDWLYTSLLNNKSYDQMVKELVNPTQVSEGFIKGIQWRGVVNASQRTEMQAAQNIGQSLLGVNVKCASCHNSFVSNLTLEQSYGFASIFADSVLELNRCDKPIGKMASVNFLYPELGSVEAESVKERLFKLSEVMVKPENGRLYRTITNRFWEQLMGRGIIEPLDEMDNEPWDANLLDWLASDFIDSNYNLKHLIKQIMMSKAYQLSTVNYKNSDDIKSAYQFKGPILKRMSAEQFSDAVSQLIKPVYTSVAYNPEGNELPSSRIWHKEMKFDRVVLPEPGKRYFRKEFTLPHTSIESATVLISVDHSYTLYINDSKLAQGSDWAQVDKLSIQKTLKSGKNTIAIEGINEGKIANPAGILFSLKIVYTNGDETIINSDNTWKSTSDKPEKNWTSSDYNDSKWEAVRNYGDSNWGNLIDFTFKKRNGKFARASLVEQHPFMKALGRPSRENVTTSRDEQATLLQALELTNGEFFNNVLGEGAKIWLEKYNKDSSIIVNELYLHAMGRKPTDQEFGIMVSALGNDPSKEKLQDLFWSTLILPEFQFIN, from the coding sequence ATGGAAGATTTTAATTGGATACTTCAACTATTAGGAAGATTGCACCCTTTATTGGTGCATTTTCCTATTGGGTTATTGGTAGTCGCATTTCTTTTTGAAATGTCAACTGTGGGAGGAAAAAGAAAAGGACTTCGCACAGGAACCTACTGGATGATTTATGTGGGAGCCCTATTCTCTATTTTTTCAGCTTTTTTCGGTTGGATTTTACGAACACAAGAGGACTACAGTGGAGATTTAGTAGACAATCATCAATATACGGGTGTTGCTACTGCAATCTTGGCAAGTATCACTATTCTGATATTAAGGGCTACCTTAAAAGGGAGAATTTCTGATTTTCGTCTCTACAGGACTTCGCTTACATTGACCATTGTTGTGCTGACCATAGCCGGTCATTTAGGGGCGAACCTTACGCATGGAGAAGATTATCTTACCAGTATTTTACCAGGGAACAATGAAGGTTATGACAATACCAAGGGTCTAGCATTGCTGGCCGATTTAAAAGAATCCGATTCTTTAACCATAGAACAACTTGACAAATTAAATTTAGAAGTCAGGTCTATTTTAGCCCATAACTGTTACCAATGTCATAATGCGAACAAACAAAAAGGAAATCTGGTATTGGATAGTAAAGAAGGTATTTTTGCGGGCGGAGATTCAGGGAAAGTCATTGAAGATGGAAATCCTTTAAAAAGTGAACTGTACCGACGAATTTCACTTTCCCCGAATGATGATGAAGTTATGCCAAAAAAGGGTAAGGTTCTCAAGGACAATGAAATTTCATTGATAAAATTATGGATTAAAAATGGGGCTCACTGGTCAGATCAGACGCTAAAAGTTTTTCCCGAAGCAGAATTATCCCTTAAAATGCCAAAATTACCTGAGTCGAGCGAAATTAATCCCGTTGACAAATTAATAGACTCCTACTTTAATGATCACCACATAGTATGGCCCCAAGTTGTAGATGACAGAACCTTTGTACGACGTGCACATTTAGATATAATTGGATTACTTCCAACTCCAAAAACAGTTGCCGAATTTATCCAGGACACAAATTCAAACAAAAGAGAAGCTCTAATTGATACCTTATTAAACAATTCTCACAACTACACCCAACATTGGTTGAGTTTCTGGAACGATCTTTTGCGAAACGATTACAGTGGAACCGGATTTATAACAGGAGGAAGAAAACAAATTACCGATTGGTTGTATACCTCGTTGTTAAACAATAAGAGCTATGACCAAATGGTAAAAGAACTCGTTAACCCTACACAGGTCTCCGAGGGATTTATAAAAGGAATTCAATGGAGAGGTGTAGTCAATGCCAGCCAACGAACAGAAATGCAGGCTGCCCAAAATATTGGTCAATCCTTACTGGGAGTCAATGTAAAATGTGCTTCATGTCATAATAGCTTTGTAAGCAACCTTACCCTTGAACAGTCTTATGGTTTTGCTTCAATTTTTGCAGACTCTGTCCTCGAGTTGAACCGTTGTGACAAACCCATTGGAAAAATGGCTTCGGTAAATTTCCTTTATCCGGAATTAGGTAGCGTTGAAGCAGAAAGCGTTAAAGAAAGGTTGTTTAAGCTTTCCGAAGTAATGGTGAAACCAGAGAACGGGAGACTGTACCGCACGATAACCAATAGGTTTTGGGAACAGTTAATGGGCAGGGGTATTATAGAACCCTTAGACGAAATGGATAATGAACCATGGGATGCCAATTTACTAGATTGGTTAGCATCTGATTTTATAGACTCGAATTACAACCTTAAGCATCTTATCAAACAAATCATGATGTCAAAGGCATACCAGCTGTCAACGGTCAATTACAAAAATAGTGATGACATCAAATCAGCATATCAATTTAAAGGGCCTATACTCAAACGCATGAGTGCCGAACAGTTTTCCGATGCAGTTAGCCAACTCATAAAACCAGTATACACCTCGGTAGCCTATAATCCTGAAGGCAATGAACTACCTTCCTCCCGCATTTGGCATAAAGAAATGAAGTTTGACAGGGTCGTTCTTCCCGAACCGGGGAAAAGGTATTTCAGAAAAGAATTTACACTACCCCATACATCTATAGAAAGTGCAACAGTCTTAATCTCAGTAGACCACTCTTATACCCTTTATATAAATGATTCGAAATTGGCTCAAGGTTCAGATTGGGCACAAGTAGATAAACTAAGTATTCAAAAAACTTTAAAAAGCGGAAAGAATACAATTGCTATTGAAGGCATCAACGAGGGTAAGATTGCAAACCCTGCTGGAATACTCTTCTCCCTAAAGATTGTTTACACCAATGGTGACGAGACCATCATCAATTCTGATAATACCTGGAAAAGCACCTCCGATAAACCAGAAAAAAATTGGACCAGTTCCGATTATAACGATAGTAAGTGGGAAGCTGTACGTAATTACGGAGATTCAAATTGGGGCAATTTAATAGATTTCACATTTAAGAAGCGTAACGGTAAATTCGCCAGGGCAAGCCTTGTCGAACAACACCCGTTCATGAAAGCCCTTGGCAGACCTAGCAGGGAAAACGTTACTACCTCAAGAGACGAACAAGCCACACTATTGCAAGCTTTAGAACTCACCAATGGGGAGTTTTTCAACAACGTCTTGGGAGAAGGTGCAAAAATTTGGCTTGAAAAATACAACAAAGACAGTAGCATAATCGTGAATGAACTCTATTTACACGCCATGGGCAGAAAACCAACCGATCAAGAATTCGGAATAATGGTTTCTGCATTGGGTAACGACCCCAGCAAAGAAAAATTACAGGACTTGTTTTGGTCTACACTGATTTTACCGGAATTCCAATTCATAAATTAA